ACCGCTGCTCTAGATATATTTAGATAGACGTCTATGAAGGCGCACACACATTACAAATCATAACCAGTACCCTTAAGGTGTTATGGGATGAATTGATGTACAGAGTACACCACAAAATGACTGGTTTCTATAGTTTCTATATCTTGCACTGATAAGGGCTAATAATGATGAATGACTTTGTTATTGCAGGCTGTTGGTAtgctacagtatatagcagtagtcTACAACGTATGACCCTCCTGcatgactacaactctcagcatgctagGAATCGGAGCCTTGGATTGGCTGGAGAGCAATTGCATGAAGACCCCTGCCTGGTGCAAACACTGGGTGACCACAGGGATGAAAAGGAAAAATAGACATGGCCCTGCTCAACAATCATACCTTGTAATGGAAGACATGACATAGCAACACCCTCTGTTTCAAGAGTATAAGGATTTAGGAAAGTGAAGAGTTGAGACAAGTTGGCCCCTGGGATGTTAATTGGTCCCAAATGAGGATAGGTAAAGGGTGAAAACCAGTTGATAAGGTTAGATAAAGActcaagtccatcaagtccaaccttcaGAGAAGACAAAAACTCCCAAAAGGTGGATACAAGTTACCGCATCGAAGGAAGAAAATAATTCCCAACTACCAGCAGAAGATTCCACAGATACGTAATAGTCTGGTTATTGTCTTGTAGCACCTCATAGGTCAGTTTTTACTAATCTAAGAAAACCCCCTTGGAGGGCAAAAATATATGAATAGATAATATTGACCAATGAAGAACTATGAATGAATGCCAAAGTCTTCAGTACAAATAAGAAAATAATTACGTGTTCGCAATTTGTATCCATCACCATTGACCCGTAAAGTTCTTAGATGAAACATATGAAGATGACTGTAAGAACTGAGGGTAAAAAATACACTAAGTGACATCACCATTGCTCTTTTTTATGGAGGAGAGGCTGAAGTCACTAAGTACACATTGAACGGTATACTAAAATACCGCATAGGGATGTTAATCCATTGACACAAGTGTGTTCCATTCCTGGTGTAACAGCCGGGTGATGAATGAGGTAGAGGCAGCTTTTATGGacacaaagggggggggggggatttattaaggggagtctatcaccagaattcatccctgcagatagataggttagggtcacctgaatccagcctgacagatagataggttagggtcaccagaaaccAGCCCCACAGATACATAAGTGAGGTTCACCAGaattcagccctgcagatagataggttagggtcaccttaatgcagccccacagatagataggttagggtcaccttaatccagccctgcagatagataggttagggtcaccagattccagccccgcagatatatagcttagggtcaccagaatccagcctcgcagatacataggttagggtcagctgAATCCATtcccgcagatagatagattagggtcacctgaatccagccCAACGGATAGATAAGTGAGGATCACCAGAATCCAGtctcgcagatagataggttagggtcaccagaatccagcctcgcagatagataggttagggtcaccagaatccagccccgcagatagataggttagggtcaccagaatccagccccgcagatagataggttagggtcaccaggatCCAGCctcgcagatacataggttagggtcaccagaatccagcctcacagatagataggttagggtcaccagaatccagcctcgcagatacataggttagggtcaccagaatccagcctcacagatagataggttagggtcaccagaatccagccccgcagatagataggttagggtcaccaggatCCAGCctcgcagatacataggttagggtcaccagaatccagcctcacagatagataggttagggtcaccagaatccagcctcgcagatacataggttagggtcaccagaatccagcctcacagatagataggttagggtcaccagaatccagccccgcagatagataggttagggtcaccaggatCCAGCctcgcagatacataggttagggtcaccagaatccagcctcacagatagataggttagggtcaccagaatccagcctcgcagatacataggttagggtcaccagaatccagcctcacagatagataggttagggtcaccaggatCCAGCctcgcagatacataggttagggtcacctgactcaAATGGTGTTCTCTCCTGTGAATCGTGGCCTCTGTTGCTGGGATATCACTATTTTGTCAATgtgaaaatgagctctttggagcaatgagggcactgCCGCTTATCTCTATAGAGCAATGGTGACACCCACATTGCTCCAAGGGGTTCATTTACATATTCACGAAAACAGTGaaatcttggcaacagaggcagtCAATCAAAAAGAGAGAACCCAGTTTGATTCAGGTTACCCTAACCCCTATCTATGGgatctgggttgatatactgggttccggtgacacactccctttaatgagaacctgtcaggtcgatttgggacactacaccacccacaggcccttatagaccaggggtttagtgtctTAAACCGCACAGCAATAAAGCCATCAGGGGCCGCAATAAGAATACAAAAGCTTTATATTCCCCCTGCTGCTGTTCTCCTTGCACgggtgcagttcttcagtgaagccagagaAGTGCACCCAGGCTTCAGTGCACATGCTCCGTACCTGCGGCACTTGCCCAATGAAGCCGGGGTATACATCTGTGGCTTCATTGAAGAACTTTGCAAATGCAggggcaccagagatgagtccaatgagagTCACCAGACTCATTTCTATGTAAGTATAATAGTTGCCAGTACAGATGAACTTAAAACAAGGCAATTCGGGACATCAtatggacctgtgggtggtttattgCCCAAATTGACCTGACAGACTATGTTGAAGAATAGTCTTAAACAAGTCCCTGGCTCACGAAGCATGCACCAaattattatttaaagaggacctttcaccacctccaacaagtccagttacACCATTTAATAGGCTCCTCTCCTCTGACTCaggcactgttggaattttttctctagcccccaccgttcctgagcaatcaaagctgttagttttggtgcctgatatactatttagcctctgtactgtcaggaggcggtgtcaggcaggagcagacagggggtgtgattctgagttctgacactgtctgcctgcgattggagctctgaatcacgcccccttgactgacaccgcccacctgacattacagagcataAATTGCAGGACCTAAAACTAACTGCACTccatgctcaggaatggtgggggctagagagaaaattccaactgtgctggaatcggtggagcagcgcctattaacagatcccaagaactagaattggtgaaatctacactagtcaggacgtggcatagatttcaggcataactcacaccagaaagtaTGGGCTATAGTAAATTTTTTAGGCCAAGGCTCCACTATTTTACTCCACCTACTTTTGTAAAATAAAGATAGCAGATAACTGGCATAGATGATTAGTCTACATGAAGGCAATACATAGTGAGCCATTATTGGATTGAATTCATTTCCCACAAACAGCGCCatttctgattataggatgtgtatggtattgcaactTACCTTTATTCATGGGAATGCGGATTGAGTTGCAATATCAGACACAACCAAAGGGCAAGAAACCTCATGACCACAGGGCAGATCAAAGCACAGGCCATGTAAATCATGGACAGGTCGGGTCCGCAAGATTGACCAATGCTTTGTAGCTGCTTTATGCACTAGAAGCTGGTGTCTGACCTCAGGTCCGTCTGTTGTCATGAATTGTTCAGTTTCGGCAAGTGTCAAAGAGATAATACTGGTTTTAATAATACATTTGTGACTGATGGGGGTACTCTTAGTAATGGGGCACATTGGGATATATTAATACTAATGAGGGCACTATGGTGGGTGCTATTACTAATGGGGCTCTCTGTGGAGCATTACTGCTATGGGGGGCACTATTTCTAATATGGCACACTAAGGAACTTTATTACGATGGGGGACTATGGGGAATGATATTAATAACAAGACACactaggggagcattattattTTTGGTTGTACTATGGGGACATACTAATCTCGTACACTAAGGAAACATTTTTGCTATTGAGGAAACTATGATGACAACTCTTATTAATGGGACACTCGGGGAGAATTATTACTATTGGAAGGACTATGGAGAGAACTATTACTAGAGAATACAATATGGGGAGCATTATTATGATCGGGAGCACTATAGAGGGAACAATTACTAAAAGGGGCACACTGGAAAACCTTATTACTCGTGGGGccggggcgtaactaccatataGGCAGCgaaggtggctgccacagggcccgggccattagggggcccggtgacagccgctaccgctgcgttgtttttttttttttaattggccgttacaggctctatttacttgccgaccctggacataatactgtgtgcaggggccactattgggtataagactgtgtgcaggggccactatggggacataatactgtctgcaggggccactaagggacatagtactgtgtgcaggggccactatggggtataatactgtgtgcaggggccactatgggggatatactgtgtgcaggggccattaatgggacataatactgtgtgcaggggccactatggggtataatactgtgtgcaggggccactatggggtataatactgtgtgcaggggccactataggggatagtactgtgtgcaggggccactaatggacataatactgtgtgcagggcttactaagggacataatagagtgcggaggagggggtcggtcgaggtcttcggcatcggtgtcggttggggggtggGCCCCATGtccaaagttcgccatggggccccgccattccttgttACGCCTCTGTCGGGGAGCTTTATAACTGCCAAGGACACAATTTGTAGGACACAATTATTTTCGAGGGctctgtgtagggggcactaagaaTGGAAAACTTATTATTTTGGGAGTACAGTATTAGGGGCTAGTAGCAGAATGACATTGTTAGGGCCCAAGAATAGAGAGGACGATGGAACTAAAGGACCTAAGATGTCTTTGTCAAACTCTGCAGAAACATGGTCGAAGGAAGTGTTCATGGAGGTCTGGGCCGAATGGTGAAGAGAAAGCGTCTACAGTCTAAGCCACCTGTAAGTACCAATACTGTGATCTTTGATGGGCAATTGGTGTTGGGCAAATTCGCTACCTATCGACTGGGACTTGGGACAGAATCTTTTAAGAATTGTATAATGATATAAGTATTTACCTGTCTCCTGGAGGAAATTGTGTTATTGGAACACCTACTGGACATCTTGGAGTTGTAAATCTTGTTCTGATGAGTTGACTCATTTCTCCAGGTCTTCGAGTTTTCCTTTGGATCTGACGGTATGGGGTTTAGAAATAGGATTCTAGCAATAAGTCCATAAAGCACAGTTGCTAATGTCATTGGTACAGCATAAAATATACCAAAGTCGATCAAGTAAATGGGAGAATAGTAACTCCGGTTAACTTTATAGCCACAGCTCACCACAGTAGCATCTCTGTAGACAGTCGTGTTGAGATCCAGTAGAAAGAACCACATCATACAGTAGAGCGAAGTGAAGACCCAAACAAACACAATGATCTTTTTGGCTCTAGAAATAGTACATAAAAATTGAGCTTTGATCGGATGACAGATGGCGAGGTATCGTTCAATGGTGAAAGCGGTGATAGAGCAAGATGAGGCATTGATACCCAAATACTGCAGGTAAGTAATGCACAGACATCCCATGTATCCATAGACCCAAGAGCCATAGACACTGTCCGTGATGTTGGGAAGTCCTGCCGCCACCAGGACCATCAGATCAGCTATGGCGAGGCTCACAAGATAACAGTTGGTTGGGGTCCTCATGTGCTTAGTCCTAAGAACCACCAGAACCACCATGATGTTGCCAACAATTCCAAGTCCACAGATTACAACCACCAGAAAAATAGTGACCACTTGATACTCCATACCATTCCATTCCGGGTCTTGCAAAACTGAGCTGTTTACTTTGGTGAAATTCTGATCTTCCATGTTCACAAGGACCGAGAAGCTTTGAGGTGCAAAAGTCTTCTTTGTTACACCATCTTAAAGAAGTGCTTCATCCAATGGCTCCCTATTAGAAATAGGATCAATATTACCAAACATGTATAATAGGGAACAACATCATTATATCTATAGAGGATGAGAGACCAGCTGGGAGATATGGGCCATGGCTAGTAGGAACACTCAAAGAACACATTGGACATGCAGTTTGTGAGTCCGGTGTATTCACGAGGAGAGCACACGCCATTCGCATCTTCTACTGGCCTTCTCAACAATGACTGAGAGCTGACAGATTTGTATCTGCATACCCGGCGAACTGTCAATCACAGGTTAGGCAGAGAAAGTGTTCTCCTTGTGAATACACCGGACTCATAAACAAAGTGTTCCTTTTATTCTTTGATCGCTATTATTAGATCCATCCACAACAACACAGCAACACATGCAGAACAGGACAGAATGATAAAGGATGCAAACAGAAGGCGCCTCTTCTGCATCCTTAAACGTATCAAagtttcagtccattgttctgatcctaggATGACTCAGAACAGGTTAAACACTACCAGTGTAAACATAGGCTTAGCCAAACAACTCAATATTTTGGTTCTTCTGTAACAAATGTTTCAAAAATAGGATATTATTGCCGACCATATATATTTGCTCTGATTTTCTCCAACTTCCATTACAGTCCTATTACTTCTGCAACGATCAGAGTCAGATCTCATGTCCAACCTTCCAACCATAACATTGCTTCATATATTTCATTCCTTCCTAGGAGGTCTCTGCCAGCTAGAATATGTATTTCTGTTATAGTTAGTCTTTCCTTCACTTATcctaatactaatactactaataagcCCCACTACTTACACCCCTCTGTGGTTGCAGAATGCTATCTAATGTTATAatggttatttaaaggggttataccaagTGTTTAACTTATCACCTATCTATAGGACGTCATATAGACAAGGAGCAGCCGGCAGGTCCTCTCGTCCACGTTTGTGTCTTACTTGTGTATTGTGCAAAGGTTTTGTCAACAAGTGTCTGAAGAGAAGAAGAATGTAggtcccatcaatattcggtgtgacatttgccctttgccttccatcagttcttctctctTCGGCAGGgatgttgttcccaccatcttggagaactaagcatagatcttctatggatgaatgacatatgtagcagagctgataccGTCATGTATTAGTGTCTGTCTGGTAGGGGACAGGTCAGTATATGAGGGGATGCCAATGAGAACTACTGATAGCACGTGAACCTACAGCTCACCTCTGGGGTAAGATAATGTATAAGGTGGACATACAGCTTCATGTTAAACCACAATTAACCCCTTGTGGTATCCCCTTGAGCTGGTTGGAACGACAAGCTTAGCTCGGCTGCATTGACCACGCAGCTCACGTTACTAACACTTACAATAGGAAATGTCTAACAAGTGTAcagggcaggggtcagcaacctaaCTACAATTCCAAAATGCTTCATTCacctccatgggagttccaagaacagcagggcAAGTAtccatgctgggatttgtagttacACATCCGCTGaagtgccgaaggttccctaccccggtACAGAGGGGAAAGTTAATACAAGACCCAACTTtgagaaaaagaggaagaaacGTATAAGGAGAACCAAACCATGGCTCTGAGTACTGGATATTATATCAAGTCTATAGTGCTGGGCAGTATATGAGAGGTGTatgatatgggatattatatgaAGTTTATAGTGTTGAATAGTATATGAGAGATGAatgatatgggatattatataaagtctatagtgctgaatagTAAATGAGAGATGTATGATATGGGATATTATAAtgaagtctatagtgctgaatagTATATGAGAGGTGTATGATATGGGATACTATATAAAGTCTATACTGCTGAATAGTATATGAGAGGTGTatgatatgggatattatataaaGTCTATAATGCTGAATAGTATATGAGAGATGTatgatatgggatattatatgaagtctatagtgctgaatagTATATGAGAGGTGTATGATATGGGATACTATATAAAGTCTATAATGCTGAATAGTATATGAGAGATGTatgatatgggatattatatcAAGTCTATAGTGCTGGGCAGTATATGAGAGGTGTATGATATGGGATATTATAGGAAGTCTATAGTGCTGGGCAGTATATGAGAGGTGTatgatatgggatattatatgaagtctatagtgctgaatagTATATGAGAGATGTatgatatgggatattatatcAAGTCTATAGTGCTGGGCAGTATATGAGAGGTGTATGATATGGGATATTATAGGAAGTCTATAGTGCTGGGCAGTATATGAGAGGTGTatgatatgggatattatatgaagtctatagtgctgaatagTATATGAGAGATGTATGATATGGGATACTATAtgaagtctatagtgctgaatagTATATGAGAGATGTatgatatgggatattatatgaAGTCTATAGTGCCGAATATTATATGAGAGATGTatgatatgggatattatatgaagtctatagtgctgaatagTATATGATAGATGAATGATATAGGATACTATATAAAGTCTATAGTGCTAAATAGTATATGAGAGATGTatgatatgggatattatatgaAGTCTATAGTGCGAATAGTATATGAGAGGTGTatgatatgggatattatatgaagtctatagtgctgaatagTATATGAGAGATGTatgatatgggatattatatgaagtctatagtgctgaatagTATATGAGAGGTGTATGATATGGGATACTATATAAAGTCTATAGTGCTGGATAGTATATGAGAAATGTatgatatgggatattatatgaAGTCTATAGTACTGAATAGTATATGAGAGGTGTatgatatgggatattatatgaagtctatagtgctgaataaTACATATATGAGAGATGTATGATATGGGATACTATAtaaagtctatagtgctgaatagTATATGAGCGGTGTatgatatgggatattatatgaAGTCTATAATGTTAGACTTTCTATTAGCTTTGTGATACTGTACATGTGGTTGTACTATGACACTGGATATTATAAGTATATAATGCTGGATAATATACTAGCTATTACACGAGGTGTATAATACTGTACTGTTATATGAGGTCTATGATACTAGATATTATATTAGGTCTCTGATACTGGTTACTATATCagatatataatattgtattatgATAAAGAATATCATAAGGGGTGTATAATACTAGATATTATATCAGGTGTATACTCTGGTATTATTGTATAATGTCTATGATACTGAATATCATATGATGTGCATAACACCGGATATTATATTAGGTATATAATACTGAATACTATATCATAATACGTCTAGTATGACACTACTACATATTAAATTAGATCTATGATATTATAAAAAAGTGCTGGACATTATATTAGATCTATGATATTATTATATGGTCATAACACTGGTCTATaatgcagaatattataataGGTCTATAGTACAACACTAGTAGacaatataaatgtgtatatatatgtatatatatacatacatatatatatatatatatatatatatatatatatatatataataaatttaagTTTATAATGCTGGATATTATATTAAGTCTAGGATATTATATGAAGCTTATAACACTAGTCTATATGTATTGTCtatttctatatgtatatatatgatattataATACGTTTATAATGGCATCATATTAGCTCCATGTTACCGGATGTAGTATTAAGTGTTATAAATACACTTAACACAGAGGATCTACTTCAAATCTTGCTCATCCTAATACATGATACAGTACATAATccaaaatgtgtgtatatatatatatatatatatatatatatatatatatataatgtcatcttACATTATTCCTTACTTCTGTTATTCTATGATCTAAATCTCTCATGTAAAAACAGTAATATCCAGCAATAATTAGCAAATTAACACTTCCAGCAGTACAACCACCTCCTACCTGTCCATGTCCAGGATTCCAAAGTGAAGAGTCAACTTCTTAAGACGTTCTCCAGAGCAGAGCTCAAAGTGATTCCTTGTCCTTGCAACAAAATTACTTCCCAACTTTTTCCCTATCGATTAAATTGAGAATATCGAGGTGTAAAAAATGGAAATAAGAGATTAAGTAACAATTCCTGGTTAGTTTTCTGATGTGTTCCAAGTTCACCCCCCTCCTAGGAGTGACCCCTCTGCTCCCAGTAGAGCGGCAGCAGCGGTAGTGGCGGCTATGTGATACAAAGTGGCTTTCTGGCAGATCTTAAGAAGCTGTGTAATTCATTTGATCACTACAGAGGCCAAAGGAATCAAACCCCATTGGCACACGTCTGACAGTGATGAGGAATCGCTCCCTCCTCACCAGCCCCTTCCCTCCACATTCAGCACTCACCAGTGAAATGCAAGTAGAATATAGGCAGTAAGAGGAGAGAACATCACAAATCACATCTAAGAATCCGCCTTGATTTATACTACGCTGCCTCTATGAAAATAGCCTGACATTGCAAAGGAGATTTAGTAATATGCCTTGTATTCTGTATATCCAGTATATATACAACAACTACTACAATAAACCATGCGAGAGTGATACAATGCAATGCTAACAGAAATAACTggagtaatataatatatataggaacTAAAGCTCTTCTGTTCTCTTGAAATCAATGATATAGTGCACAGGTTTTACCTGTTCTACGACCAGAGGATCAGGTTGGATTACTTTCATTGGCTTCAGCTTATTATCCGAGACATCATTGGCATATCAACAATATTATATATGCCGTACATTTTTGATACGTAAGCctgggctcacatctgcattggcgTTTCCGTTTGGAAACTCTGTCATAGCGTCCATTGGAAATCGTCCAACTATATTGTCCTGCGGTTTCCGTTAAAAAGGAAACACAAGGAAtgccattagagtcaatggggtcACTCACGCTCCATTGGTGAATGGATCTGATGATGTCCGATTCTTCTGGACCAAAGGAAAAGAAAGACATATGCAAGCGTGAACTTAGCGTAAAGGTTTCACTGTCTGGGAATTCTATTTAAAGGGGTCCCATGCTCCATTGTTCTGGACTGCTGAGAGGAGAATATAGGGTGACCATGAGTGCGCATTGACACTGTATTGGTGGTATGAAAACAGCTGGGTGTTTTACAATGGCCCTGATGGAAGAGTGGGCTAGACAGTATCCTCATGACAGTGAAGCTTCTCCATGTCATCACCTAGTGCCCCTCACAATAGTGCCAGcaaaataatgtcccataacaatGTCAGCAACCTAATGGCTCCATAACAGTGGCAGGCAGAGAATGCCCC
This genomic stretch from Leptodactylus fuscus isolate aLepFus1 chromosome 4, aLepFus1.hap2, whole genome shotgun sequence harbors:
- the TRHR gene encoding thyrotropin-releasing hormone receptor; amino-acid sequence: MEDQNFTKVNSSVLQDPEWNGMEYQVVTIFLVVVICGLGIVGNIMVVLVVLRTKHMRTPTNCYLVSLAIADLMVLVAAGLPNITDSVYGSWVYGYMGCLCITYLQYLGINASSCSITAFTIERYLAICHPIKAQFLCTISRAKKIIVFVWVFTSLYCMMWFFLLDLNTTVYRDATVVSCGYKVNRSYYSPIYLIDFGIFYAVPMTLATVLYGLIARILFLNPIPSDPKENSKTWRNESTHQNKIYNSKMSSRCSNNTISSRRQVTKMLAVVVILFAFLWMPYRTLVVVNSFLSHPYLENWFVLFCRICIYLNSAINPVIYNLMSQKFRAAFKKLCKCKKKRPEKPANYGVALNYSVIKESSNGGSPDHFSTELDDITVTDTYLSGTKMSFEDTCLPADVTYSST